In the genome of Streptomyces racemochromogenes, one region contains:
- a CDS encoding CBS domain-containing protein — MDRNLRARDIMTQGVQCVREDQSLQDAARMMRELNVGCLPICGDDGRLQGMITDRDIVVKCCADGKDPAAMRAGELAGNLHWIDADSNAMEALETMEVHQIKRLPVIDVEGGHRLVGMITEANLAKNLSDADIAEFAVRVYAAN; from the coding sequence AACCTGCGGGCCCGGGACATCATGACCCAGGGCGTGCAGTGCGTACGCGAGGACCAGTCCCTGCAGGACGCGGCCAGGATGATGCGCGAGCTGAACGTCGGCTGCCTGCCGATCTGCGGGGACGACGGACGCCTCCAGGGGATGATCACGGACCGTGACATCGTCGTCAAGTGCTGCGCCGACGGCAAGGACCCGGCGGCGATGCGGGCCGGGGAGCTGGCGGGCAACCTGCACTGGATCGACGCCGACAGCAACGCCATGGAGGCGCTGGAGACCATGGAGGTCCACCAGATCAAGCGGCTGCCCGTCATCGACGTGGAAGGCGGCCACCGCCTCGTCGGCATGATCACCGAGGCGAATCTGGCCAAGAACCTCTCCGACGCGGACATCGCGGAGTTCGCGGTACGGGTGTACGCGGCCAACTGA
- a CDS encoding N-acetylmuramoyl-L-alanine amidase → MRTRGFPLTPLTAALSCLLVTMAAVGAEPATPPPPPRAVTLTSAGAPVLANARTPFSMLAVTAPGDLPGGGPGAGTYRVRARQRGSGHWSPWTVVEGGEPWWAGPSDAVEVRAAGAGGELPAGLRLDLVDPGPDPRRAAAPVPAAYARAAGSRPRIVPRDGWGATEGPGEEAVYGRDVKAVFVHHTAQSNDYDCADSPAVVRGLQTLHQRVNGWKDLGYNYVVDKCGTVFEGRAGGSGRPVTGAHTLGFNVDTVGVAVIGHYTDVEAPPEATAAVARLAAWALGRFGHVPSGTVELTSSIDNGRFRAGERVTVERVSGHRDVFATECPGSALYRQLPALRDAAAAPFSDLFGGR, encoded by the coding sequence TTGCGCACCCGCGGATTCCCGCTGACGCCCCTCACCGCCGCCCTGAGCTGCCTGCTCGTCACCATGGCCGCGGTCGGCGCGGAACCGGCCACCCCTCCCCCGCCGCCGCGCGCCGTGACCCTGACCTCGGCCGGTGCCCCCGTCCTCGCCAACGCCCGGACCCCCTTCAGCATGCTGGCCGTGACGGCCCCCGGCGACCTCCCCGGCGGCGGGCCGGGCGCCGGCACGTACCGGGTCCGCGCCCGGCAGCGGGGCTCCGGCCACTGGTCGCCGTGGACGGTGGTGGAGGGCGGGGAGCCCTGGTGGGCCGGGCCGTCCGACGCCGTGGAGGTGCGCGCGGCGGGCGCCGGCGGGGAACTGCCGGCCGGGCTGCGCCTCGACCTGGTCGACCCGGGGCCGGACCCCCGCCGCGCCGCGGCGCCCGTGCCCGCGGCCTACGCGAGGGCCGCCGGCTCCCGGCCCCGGATCGTCCCGCGCGACGGGTGGGGCGCGACCGAGGGGCCCGGCGAGGAGGCCGTGTACGGCAGGGACGTCAAGGCCGTGTTCGTCCACCACACCGCCCAGAGCAACGACTACGACTGCGCCGACTCCCCCGCCGTCGTACGCGGCCTCCAGACCCTCCACCAGCGGGTCAACGGCTGGAAGGACCTGGGCTACAACTACGTGGTCGACAAGTGCGGCACGGTCTTCGAGGGCCGGGCCGGCGGCTCCGGCCGGCCGGTCACCGGGGCGCACACCCTCGGCTTCAACGTCGACACGGTCGGGGTCGCGGTGATCGGCCACTACACCGACGTGGAGGCGCCGCCGGAGGCCACGGCGGCCGTCGCCCGGCTCGCGGCCTGGGCCCTCGGCCGGTTCGGGCACGTCCCCTCGGGCACCGTCGAGCTGACCTCCTCCATCGACAACGGGCGTTTCAGGGCCGGGGAGCGGGTGACGGTGGAGCGGGTCTCCGGCCACCGCGACGTCTTCGCCACCGAGTGCCCGGGCAGCGCCCTCTACCGGCAGCTGCCGGCGCTCCGGGACGCGGCCGCGGCCCCCTTCAGCGACCTGTTCGGCGGCCGCTGA
- a CDS encoding class I SAM-dependent methyltransferase: MPEERFDTWAAADGYERYMGRWSRRVAEVFAGSLGVAPGARWIDAGCGTGALAGAVAARCRPGLVLGVDRSAAFVAAARAATAPAGAPGPVFAVADAQALPVRDGAFDAAVSALALNFLPDPGAAVAEAARVVRPGGLVAAYVWDYADGIGFLARFWDAAVALDPSAAALDERRRFPLCRPEPLETLWAGAGLDAVRVVPVEVATPFTGFADLWEPFLAGQGPAPGYVASLAPAARGRLRDGLARALPVRAGGPIALTARAWAVSGRRTGR, translated from the coding sequence GTGCCGGAGGAACGCTTCGACACCTGGGCCGCCGCGGACGGCTACGAGCGCTACATGGGCCGGTGGAGCCGGCGGGTGGCCGAGGTCTTCGCCGGCTCCCTCGGGGTCGCCCCCGGCGCCCGGTGGATCGACGCCGGCTGCGGTACGGGCGCACTGGCCGGGGCCGTGGCGGCCCGCTGCCGGCCGGGACTGGTGCTGGGCGTGGACCGGTCCGCCGCCTTCGTCGCGGCCGCCCGGGCCGCCACCGCACCGGCCGGCGCCCCGGGGCCGGTCTTCGCGGTGGCCGACGCGCAGGCGCTGCCGGTGCGCGACGGGGCGTTCGACGCCGCGGTCAGCGCCCTCGCCCTGAACTTCCTGCCCGACCCCGGCGCGGCGGTGGCTGAGGCTGCCCGGGTCGTGCGCCCGGGCGGGCTGGTCGCCGCGTACGTATGGGACTACGCCGACGGCATCGGGTTCCTGGCGCGCTTCTGGGACGCCGCCGTCGCCCTGGACCCGTCGGCGGCCGCGCTGGACGAGCGCCGCCGCTTCCCCCTGTGCCGTCCGGAGCCGCTGGAGACGCTGTGGGCGGGGGCCGGGCTGGACGCGGTACGGGTCGTCCCGGTCGAGGTGGCGACCCCGTTCACCGGCTTCGCGGACCTGTGGGAGCCCTTCCTGGCCGGGCAGGGCCCCGCGCCCGGCTACGTCGCCTCCCTGGCCCCGGCCGCGCGCGGGCGGCTGCGCGACGGGCTCGCCCGCGCCCTGCCGGTCCGGGCCGGCGGGCCGATCGCGCTGACCGCCCGCGCCTGGGCGGTCAGCGGCCGCCGAACAGGTCGCTGA
- a CDS encoding DUF2278 family protein, whose protein sequence is MPLDSYGVLSGTLHRHFRDTPDTQGHWFHVNLEVDAPAGRYRCAVDVDSKQSTTGVQWKVLTLAPSVLDPVPSLDPGYHELSTSSGSGALDYQRHPALRHRPGCAFPVRPPARLRNLMDRLNPPHPWSSGSNLDAARALEPILLPGREIMVFGEPFDHGLGMHNIHQNQGDPYGSQWWDDNGTWQDGATLTRRPDGLYDVFLNRFTTQAEHTGPDGHPV, encoded by the coding sequence ATGCCGCTCGACTCCTACGGGGTGCTGTCGGGAACGCTGCACCGCCACTTCCGCGACACGCCGGACACCCAGGGGCACTGGTTCCACGTCAACCTGGAGGTGGACGCGCCCGCCGGCCGGTACCGGTGCGCGGTCGACGTGGACAGCAAACAGTCCACCACCGGCGTCCAGTGGAAGGTGCTCACCCTCGCCCCCTCCGTGCTCGACCCGGTGCCCTCCCTGGACCCCGGCTACCACGAGCTGTCCACGAGCTCCGGCTCCGGCGCCCTCGACTACCAGCGGCACCCGGCCCTCCGACACCGGCCCGGCTGCGCCTTCCCCGTCCGCCCGCCCGCCCGGCTCCGGAACCTGATGGACCGGCTGAACCCGCCCCACCCCTGGAGCTCGGGCTCCAACCTCGACGCGGCGCGGGCACTGGAACCCATCCTCCTGCCCGGCCGCGAGATCATGGTCTTCGGAGAGCCCTTCGACCACGGCCTCGGCATGCACAACATCCACCAGAACCAGGGCGACCCGTACGGCAGCCAGTGGTGGGACGACAACGGCACCTGGCAGGACGGCGCCACCCTCACCCGCCGGCCCGACGGCCTGTACGACGTCTTCCTCAACCGGTTCACCACCCAGGCCGAGCACACCGGCCCCGACGGCCACCCCGTCTAG
- a CDS encoding MBL fold metallo-hydrolase, with the protein MSTHRVGPDTTVLADCLEVPGIGFVPVNAFVLHAEEPVVVDTGLGLPDRDFLTTLAGVIDPADVRWIWLTHPDRDHTGGLFALLDAAPRARVITTFLGVGEMSTESPLPLDRVYLLNPGQSLSVGDRTLRAFRPPLFDNPATVGFFDDRTGTCYSSDCFGAPLPTADLATCPDVAEVDAEDLKAAQLLWASVDSPWAQNVDPARFLATADPLRSAGPGTVLSTHLPPATGLTPRLLDTLTAVPGLTPYTGPDQAALEQMLATFAPGPH; encoded by the coding sequence ATGAGCACGCACAGAGTCGGGCCCGACACCACCGTTCTCGCCGACTGCCTGGAAGTCCCCGGAATCGGCTTCGTCCCCGTCAACGCCTTCGTCCTGCACGCCGAGGAACCCGTCGTCGTCGACACCGGCCTGGGCCTGCCCGACCGGGACTTCCTCACCACCCTCGCCGGCGTGATCGACCCGGCCGACGTGCGCTGGATCTGGCTCACCCACCCCGACCGCGACCACACCGGCGGCCTCTTCGCCCTCCTCGACGCGGCCCCCCGGGCACGGGTGATCACCACCTTCCTCGGCGTCGGCGAGATGTCCACCGAGTCCCCGCTGCCCCTGGACCGGGTGTACCTCCTCAACCCCGGCCAGAGCCTGTCCGTCGGCGACCGCACCCTGCGCGCCTTCCGGCCGCCGCTCTTCGACAACCCCGCCACCGTCGGCTTCTTCGACGACCGCACCGGCACCTGCTACAGCTCCGACTGCTTCGGCGCCCCCCTGCCCACCGCCGACCTCGCCACCTGCCCCGACGTCGCCGAGGTGGACGCCGAGGACCTCAAGGCCGCCCAGCTCCTCTGGGCCAGCGTGGACAGCCCCTGGGCCCAGAACGTGGACCCGGCCCGCTTCCTCGCCACCGCCGACCCGCTGCGCTCCGCCGGCCCGGGCACCGTCCTGTCCACCCACCTGCCCCCGGCGACCGGCCTGACCCCCCGCCTGCTGGACACCCTCACCGCGGTCCCGGGCCTGACCCCCTACACCGGCCCCGACCAGGCCGCCCTGGAACAGATGCTCGCCACCTTCGCCCCGGGCCCGCACTGA
- a CDS encoding alpha/beta hydrolase — translation MTNSRNKALLLALSAAAAATALTAATLPAQAAPVPRAEAPALGWHPCAKPGGPATQECADLPVPLDYDDPTGPQVKVAVSRIRSDRPQARRGTLLVIPGGPGGSGVQRLTQKGAALQQQLGGAYDLVAFDPRGVGGSTTASCRLAPEDRYLTALRSWPAPDGDITENLARARRTAEACARNGGPVLRSFTTANQVRDTDRLRAALGERKLSAWGVSYGTYVGAVYAQTHPDRTDRWVLDSSGDPDPKRVARGWLANMAQGSDDRFPDFAAWAAHPDRDKDGLRLAQHPEDVEPLLLSLFASLDRTPRPSTTPGVPLTGNGLRQALQNTLYSDSAFPAFARLAAALRDPAHTPALPPELARPLRDEDAAQLVAVLCNDVAWPGGSQADRQRAVDEDRARHPLTAGMPVNVLPCSFWKDTPRRKPTKITNHGPSGVLMIQSRRDPSTPHSKSLKMREALGDRAVLVTVEQGGHGVYLGNGNACGDRTVTRFLTTGERPARDTSCPN, via the coding sequence ATGACGAACTCCCGGAACAAGGCCCTCCTCCTCGCCCTCTCCGCCGCGGCCGCCGCCACCGCGCTCACCGCCGCCACCCTCCCCGCCCAGGCGGCCCCGGTCCCCCGCGCCGAGGCGCCCGCCCTCGGCTGGCACCCCTGCGCCAAGCCGGGCGGTCCCGCCACCCAGGAGTGCGCCGACCTCCCCGTCCCCCTCGACTACGACGACCCCACGGGACCGCAGGTCAAGGTCGCCGTCTCCCGCATCCGCAGCGACCGCCCCCAGGCCCGCCGCGGCACCCTCCTCGTGATCCCCGGCGGCCCGGGCGGCTCCGGCGTACAGCGGCTCACCCAGAAGGGCGCCGCCCTCCAGCAGCAGCTCGGCGGCGCGTACGACCTCGTCGCCTTCGACCCGCGCGGCGTCGGCGGCTCCACCACCGCGAGCTGCCGGCTCGCCCCCGAGGACCGCTACCTCACCGCCCTGCGCTCCTGGCCCGCCCCCGACGGCGACATCACCGAGAACCTCGCCCGCGCCCGCCGCACCGCCGAAGCCTGCGCCCGCAACGGCGGACCCGTCCTGCGCAGCTTCACCACCGCCAACCAGGTCCGCGACACGGACCGCCTCCGCGCCGCCCTCGGCGAGCGCAAGCTCTCCGCCTGGGGAGTCTCGTACGGCACCTACGTGGGCGCCGTCTACGCCCAGACCCACCCCGATCGCACCGACCGCTGGGTCCTCGACAGCAGCGGCGACCCCGACCCCAAGCGGGTCGCCCGCGGCTGGCTGGCCAACATGGCCCAGGGCTCCGACGACCGCTTCCCCGACTTCGCCGCCTGGGCCGCCCACCCCGACCGCGACAAGGACGGCCTGCGCCTCGCCCAGCACCCCGAGGACGTCGAACCCCTGCTGCTCTCGCTCTTCGCCTCCCTGGACCGCACCCCCCGCCCCTCCACCACCCCCGGCGTGCCCCTGACCGGCAACGGCCTGCGCCAGGCCCTGCAGAACACCCTCTACAGCGACTCCGCCTTCCCCGCCTTCGCCCGGCTCGCCGCCGCCCTGCGCGACCCGGCCCACACCCCCGCCCTGCCGCCGGAGCTCGCCCGCCCCCTGCGCGACGAGGACGCCGCCCAGCTCGTCGCGGTCCTGTGCAACGACGTCGCCTGGCCCGGCGGTTCCCAGGCCGACCGGCAGCGCGCCGTCGACGAGGACCGGGCCCGCCACCCGCTGACCGCCGGAATGCCGGTCAACGTGCTCCCGTGCTCCTTCTGGAAGGACACCCCCCGGAGGAAGCCCACCAAGATCACCAATCACGGTCCCTCCGGCGTCCTGATGATCCAGAGCCGCCGCGACCCCTCCACCCCCCACTCCAAGAGCCTCAAGATGCGCGAGGCCCTCGGCGACCGGGCCGTCCTCGTCACCGTCGAGCAGGGCGGCCACGGCGTCTACCTCGGCAACGGCAACGCCTGCGGCGACCGCACCGTCACCCGCTTCCTGACCACCGGCGAGCGCCCCGCCCGCGACACGAGCTGCCCGAACTGA
- a CDS encoding amidohydrolase family protein — protein sequence MRTERRTVLRAASAGALAALTGTGAPPAAARPAAPRNDGRAAPPSDGPAAPPSDGRAVLRFTRATNGAATATADGRRVIAEVQNVLWSLPPDGSPATPLTPPDLEPGRPVFSPDGRRVAMSAYRGGTFHIWVMRADGTGLRRLTDGPFDHRAPAWSPDGRTLAFCSERGGDPVAGSPYRIWTVSLTDGGMRRLTGVPGQAGPGQDGPWEDLDPVFSPDGTRVLFLRAVPSGEALPARTLASAAADGSGPVRTEHTVTEGSLLAPALSPAGRTAWLSAAPGPRRAEKLTLYADGRPVPLDGDLAPAPPRWIGDDRLLITLDGRFRVIRPHRDGPARDIPLDATLELPRPRYRVKEYDLEADRPRPVRGIHLPALSPDARSVAFAALGALWTAPVTGGAPRRILQAPATAYVQGPVWTPDGSALLYTDDRDGLNTVRRRGLADGRDGVLSPPGRVYGSLSPDGTRLAALDLAGRLIVRDLASATDTPLVPALGGGGLPSPPSWSPDGRHLALCDRNRLSRRFREGYNLIRIVDTATGAARLHALAPHTSLSDRYACGPVWSPDGRHLACVAESALWLLPVTPDGTPAGPARRLTDEPADHPSWSADSRTLLYQSNARLRLLTLRPDGTPDGAPRTVPVSLSYRRPEPVDTVVHAGLLWDATGTPPRADVDLLVSGGRITAVEPHRPRRRAARTVDASRGTVLPGLWDAHVHPYPYTYGARQGALHLAYGITTAVSLGGSAYEQARLREDIRAGRLAAPRLLAGGELLDGSRVAYSMGRAHRTHAGLARSLARAEALDWDFVKTYVRAPYAFMEEAARFAREVLGVRSGSHLCAPGIQSGQDLTTHLVATERAEYGHGTTPAGHTHQDTLEVYTRGGFDLVATPFTALPLIGADPSLAADRRVTAMMPPWDAATLKTAAAQPPTPEQYTALEREVAVYRAVLAGGGRVALGTDAPLTPVGLHLHLALRALHRYGLSPAEALTTATRTPARVYGADAHLGTAEPGKLADLTLVDGDPFTDFADLVRVRAVLRAGTPFARADLEAAYPAPAAPAPERAWRPVLRQLHRDSCCTAHRVNGRLL from the coding sequence ATGCGGACGGAGCGCAGGACGGTACTGCGGGCGGCTTCGGCCGGAGCACTGGCGGCACTGACCGGGACCGGGGCCCCGCCGGCCGCCGCCCGCCCGGCCGCCCCGCGTAACGACGGCCGGGCCGCCCCGCCCAGCGACGGCCCGGCCGCCCCGCCCAGCGACGGCCGGGCCGTGCTGCGCTTCACCCGGGCCACCAACGGCGCGGCCACCGCCACCGCCGACGGGCGGCGCGTCATCGCCGAGGTGCAGAACGTCCTGTGGTCACTGCCCCCGGACGGCTCGCCCGCCACCCCCCTCACCCCGCCCGACCTGGAACCCGGCCGGCCCGTGTTCTCCCCGGACGGGCGCCGCGTCGCCATGAGCGCCTACCGCGGCGGCACCTTCCACATCTGGGTGATGCGCGCCGACGGCACCGGCCTGCGCCGCCTCACCGACGGCCCCTTCGACCACCGAGCCCCCGCCTGGTCCCCCGACGGCCGCACCCTCGCCTTCTGCTCCGAACGCGGCGGCGACCCCGTCGCCGGCAGCCCGTACCGCATCTGGACCGTCTCCCTCACCGACGGCGGCATGCGCCGCCTCACCGGAGTGCCGGGCCAGGCCGGACCCGGCCAGGACGGCCCCTGGGAGGACCTCGACCCGGTCTTCTCACCCGACGGCACACGCGTCCTGTTCCTGCGCGCCGTCCCCTCCGGCGAGGCCCTGCCCGCCCGCACCCTCGCCTCCGCCGCCGCCGACGGCAGCGGCCCCGTACGGACCGAACACACCGTCACCGAAGGCAGCCTGCTGGCCCCCGCCCTCTCCCCGGCCGGCCGCACCGCCTGGCTGTCCGCCGCCCCCGGCCCCCGCAGGGCCGAGAAGCTCACCCTGTACGCCGACGGGCGCCCCGTCCCCCTCGACGGCGACCTCGCCCCCGCGCCCCCGCGCTGGATCGGCGACGACCGCCTGCTCATCACCCTCGACGGCCGGTTCCGGGTGATCCGCCCGCACCGCGACGGCCCCGCCCGGGACATCCCCCTCGACGCCACCCTCGAACTGCCCCGCCCCCGCTACCGGGTCAAGGAGTACGACCTCGAAGCCGACCGCCCCCGCCCCGTCCGCGGCATCCACCTGCCCGCGCTCTCGCCCGACGCCCGCAGCGTCGCCTTCGCCGCGCTCGGCGCCCTGTGGACCGCACCCGTCACCGGCGGGGCCCCGCGCCGGATCCTCCAGGCCCCCGCCACGGCCTACGTCCAGGGCCCGGTGTGGACCCCCGACGGGAGCGCCCTGCTCTACACCGACGACCGCGACGGGCTGAACACCGTACGCCGCCGCGGACTCGCCGACGGCCGCGACGGCGTCCTCTCCCCGCCCGGCCGGGTCTACGGCTCCCTCTCCCCGGACGGCACCCGGCTCGCCGCCCTCGACCTCGCCGGCCGGCTGATCGTCCGCGACCTCGCCTCCGCCACCGACACCCCCCTCGTCCCGGCCCTCGGCGGCGGGGGCCTGCCCAGCCCGCCCAGCTGGTCCCCCGACGGCCGCCACCTCGCCCTCTGCGACCGCAACCGGCTCAGCCGCCGCTTCCGCGAGGGCTACAACCTGATCCGGATCGTCGACACCGCCACCGGCGCCGCCCGCCTCCACGCCCTCGCCCCCCACACCTCCCTCTCCGACCGCTACGCCTGCGGCCCCGTCTGGTCGCCCGACGGCCGCCACCTGGCCTGCGTCGCCGAATCCGCCCTCTGGCTGCTGCCCGTCACCCCCGACGGCACCCCCGCCGGGCCCGCCCGCCGCCTCACCGACGAGCCCGCCGACCACCCCTCCTGGTCCGCCGACTCCCGCACCCTGCTCTACCAGTCCAACGCCAGGCTGCGGCTGCTCACCCTCCGCCCCGACGGCACCCCCGACGGGGCGCCCCGCACCGTCCCCGTCTCCCTGTCCTACCGCCGCCCCGAACCCGTCGACACCGTCGTCCACGCCGGCCTCCTGTGGGACGCCACCGGCACCCCGCCCCGCGCCGACGTCGACCTGCTCGTCAGCGGCGGCCGCATCACCGCCGTCGAACCGCACCGCCCGCGCCGCCGGGCCGCCCGCACCGTCGACGCCTCCCGGGGCACCGTCCTGCCCGGGCTGTGGGACGCGCACGTCCACCCGTACCCGTACACCTACGGGGCCCGTCAGGGCGCCCTGCACCTGGCCTACGGCATCACCACCGCCGTCTCCCTCGGCGGCTCCGCCTACGAACAGGCCCGGCTGCGCGAGGACATCCGCGCCGGCCGCCTCGCCGCCCCCCGGCTGCTGGCCGGCGGGGAACTCCTCGACGGGTCCCGCGTCGCCTACAGCATGGGCCGCGCCCACCGCACCCACGCCGGACTCGCCCGCTCCCTGGCCCGCGCCGAAGCCCTGGACTGGGACTTCGTCAAGACCTACGTCCGCGCCCCCTACGCCTTCATGGAGGAGGCCGCCCGCTTCGCCCGCGAGGTGCTCGGCGTCCGCTCCGGCTCCCACCTGTGCGCCCCCGGCATCCAGTCCGGCCAGGACCTGACCACCCATCTGGTCGCCACCGAACGCGCCGAGTACGGCCACGGCACGACCCCAGCCGGCCACACCCACCAGGACACCCTGGAGGTCTACACCCGCGGCGGCTTCGACCTCGTCGCCACCCCCTTCACCGCCCTGCCCCTGATCGGCGCCGACCCCTCGCTCGCCGCCGACCGCCGGGTCACCGCCATGATGCCGCCCTGGGACGCGGCCACCCTCAAGACCGCCGCCGCCCAGCCGCCGACCCCCGAGCAGTACACCGCCCTCGAACGGGAAGTGGCCGTCTACCGCGCCGTCCTCGCCGGCGGCGGCCGCGTCGCCCTCGGCACCGACGCCCCGCTCACCCCCGTCGGCCTCCACCTCCACCTCGCCCTGCGCGCCCTCCACCGGTACGGCCTCTCGCCCGCCGAGGCACTCACCACCGCCACCCGCACCCCCGCCCGCGTCTACGGCGCCGACGCCCACCTCGGCACCGCCGAACCGGGCAAGCTCGCCGACCTCACCCTCGTCGACGGCGACCCCTTCACCGACTTCGCCGACCTGGTCCGCGTACGGGCCGTCCTGCGCGCCGGCACCCCCTTCGCGCGCGCCGACCTGGAAGCCGCCTACCCCGCCCCCGCCGCCCCCGCCCCGGAGCGGGCCTGGCGGCCCGTTCTGCGCCAGCTGCACCGCGACTCCTGCTGCACCGCCCACCGGGTCAACGGGCGCCTCCTGTAG
- a CDS encoding multicopper oxidase family protein: MITRRTALRAGVAATSIVGTGGMLLPVVNAAGTGTAGATAGAAELDPVGITKFTQKMPLPPVLQPYLNTGTTSYYRMTLKEAAKEIVPGVKTPLRTFNGSFPGPVIKAESGRRVVIKQTNSLAVPTSIHLHGAHVPQDSDGAPMDLIAAGGGTKTYTYPNTQPHANLWFHDHAHHMESENVYRGLTGTYILTDGIERRLRLPSGQYDVPIALRDARFLESGELIYQMGDFMKRNVIMANGKAWPYFEVAARKYRFRLTNTSNQRFFDLHLADNSELVQIGTDGGLLPAPHRTDVVQISPGERADVVIDFSRYPVGTVIELRNKDIPPYEPADAVSKVLQFRVTRTAADRSVIPDRLRTLPPLGPASVTRDFDMKMDEGAGGTGAYINGKTYDMDRIDTEIAYGATEIWTVTNSNKLAPHNFHMHLVQFRVLERNGKPVTSGPETGLKDTVPLKPGETVKVQATFDGYRGTYVYHCHLFDHGAMGMMANMRIS; the protein is encoded by the coding sequence GTGATTACTCGACGGACCGCACTGCGGGCAGGCGTCGCCGCCACCAGCATCGTCGGCACCGGTGGCATGCTGCTGCCCGTCGTGAACGCCGCCGGGACCGGCACGGCCGGGGCCACCGCGGGCGCCGCCGAACTCGACCCCGTCGGCATAACCAAGTTCACGCAGAAGATGCCGCTGCCGCCGGTCCTGCAGCCCTACCTGAACACGGGCACCACCAGCTACTACCGCATGACCCTGAAGGAAGCCGCCAAGGAGATCGTGCCGGGCGTCAAGACCCCGCTGCGCACCTTCAACGGCTCCTTCCCCGGCCCCGTCATCAAGGCCGAGTCGGGCCGGCGCGTCGTGATCAAGCAGACCAACTCCCTCGCCGTGCCCACCTCGATCCACCTCCACGGCGCCCACGTCCCCCAGGACAGCGACGGCGCCCCCATGGACCTGATCGCGGCCGGCGGCGGCACCAAGACGTACACGTACCCCAACACCCAGCCCCACGCGAACCTGTGGTTCCACGACCACGCCCACCACATGGAGTCGGAGAACGTCTACCGCGGGCTGACCGGCACCTACATCCTCACCGACGGCATCGAGCGCCGGCTGCGCCTGCCCTCCGGCCAGTACGACGTCCCGATCGCGCTGCGCGACGCCCGCTTCCTGGAGAGCGGCGAACTCATCTACCAGATGGGTGACTTCATGAAGCGCAACGTCATCATGGCCAACGGCAAGGCCTGGCCGTACTTCGAGGTCGCCGCCCGCAAGTACCGCTTCCGCCTCACCAACACCTCCAACCAGCGCTTCTTCGACCTCCACCTCGCCGACAACTCCGAGCTCGTGCAGATCGGCACGGACGGCGGCCTGCTCCCCGCGCCGCACCGCACCGACGTGGTCCAGATCAGCCCCGGCGAGCGCGCCGACGTCGTCATCGACTTCTCCCGCTACCCCGTCGGCACCGTCATCGAGCTGCGCAACAAGGACATCCCGCCGTACGAGCCCGCCGACGCGGTCAGCAAGGTCCTCCAGTTCCGCGTCACCCGCACCGCGGCCGACCGCAGCGTCATCCCGGACCGGCTGCGCACCCTGCCCCCGCTCGGCCCGGCCAGCGTCACCCGCGACTTCGACATGAAGATGGACGAGGGGGCGGGCGGCACCGGCGCGTACATCAACGGCAAGACGTACGACATGGACCGGATCGACACCGAGATCGCCTACGGTGCCACCGAGATCTGGACCGTGACCAACAGCAACAAGCTCGCCCCGCACAACTTCCACATGCACCTCGTGCAGTTCCGGGTGCTGGAACGCAACGGCAAGCCCGTCACCTCCGGCCCCGAGACCGGCCTGAAGGACACCGTGCCGCTCAAGCCGGGCGAGACCGTCAAGGTCCAGGCCACCTTCGACGGCTACCGCGGCACCTACGTCTACCACTGCCACCTGTTCGACCACGGCGCCATGGGCATGATGGCCAACATGCGCATCTCCTGA